The Apium graveolens cultivar Ventura chromosome 6, ASM990537v1, whole genome shotgun sequence genome contains a region encoding:
- the LOC141666160 gene encoding auxin-responsive protein IAA18-like, producing MTKRITSAPGSVVGWPPIRSFRKNIASGYAPKLLAAQNDPSINNIQNIQAEKAITGLLDGSGEYTLVYDDNEGDIMLVGDVPWQ from the exons ATGACAAAAAG AATTACTTCAGCTCCTGGTTCTGTTGTGGGATGGCCTCCAATTCGATCATTTAGGAAGAATATTGCAAGTGGCTATGCTCCAAAGCTGTTGGCAG CTCAAAATGATCCCTCAATTAATAATATCCAGAATATTCAAGCAGAAAAAGCCATCACAGGATTGTTGGATGGGAGTGGGGAATACACACTTGTTTACGATGATAATGAAGGCGACATAATGCTTGTAGGGGATGTACCATGGCAGTAG